A part of Salmo salar chromosome ssa18, Ssal_v3.1, whole genome shotgun sequence genomic DNA contains:
- the LOC106578060 gene encoding UDP-GlcNAc:betaGal beta-1,3-N-acetylglucosaminyltransferase 7 isoform X1, with amino-acid sequence MGRIFVETYPVRIWWNKYYVPYSLYSGPYPPYAGGGGYLLSRDALSLLLHASTRVPLFPIDDAYVGMVAQAANLPARHHPGFMPVEYSPSRHPCHYLNSIMVLHKLLPTDLLHLWSFHQTQVHSCNDSAQDGLTLARANSPG; translated from the exons ATGGGACGTATCTTTGTGGAAACCTACCCTGTGCGTATATGGTGGAACAAGTACTACGTCCCCTACTCCTTGTACTCTGGCCCCTACCCCCCCTACGCTGGGGGCGGGGGCTACCTCCTCTCCAGAgatgccctctctctcctcctccacgccTCCACCAGGGTGCCTCTCTTCCCCATCGACGATGCTTACGTCGGCATGGTCGCACAG gcaGCTAACCTACCAGCCAGACACCATCCTGGCTTCATGCCTGTGGAGTACTCTCCCTCCCGCCACCCCTGTCACTACCTCAACAG TATCATGGTCCTCCACAAGCTGCTACCCACAGACCTGCTTCATCTCTGGAGCTTCCACCAGACCCAGGTGCACTCCTGTAATGACTCTGCCCAGGATGGGCTCACCTTGGCCAGAGCAAACTCCCCTGGTTAG
- the LOC106578060 gene encoding UDP-GlcNAc:betaGal beta-1,3-N-acetylglucosaminyltransferase 8 isoform X2, whose product MGRIFVETYPVRIWWNKYYVPYSLYSGPYPPYAGGGGYLLSRDALSLLLHASTRVPLFPIDDAYVGMVAQAANLPARHHPGFMPVEYSPSRHPCHYLNRV is encoded by the exons ATGGGACGTATCTTTGTGGAAACCTACCCTGTGCGTATATGGTGGAACAAGTACTACGTCCCCTACTCCTTGTACTCTGGCCCCTACCCCCCCTACGCTGGGGGCGGGGGCTACCTCCTCTCCAGAgatgccctctctctcctcctccacgccTCCACCAGGGTGCCTCTCTTCCCCATCGACGATGCTTACGTCGGCATGGTCGCACAG gcaGCTAACCTACCAGCCAGACACCATCCTGGCTTCATGCCTGTGGAGTACTCTCCCTCCCGCCACCCCTGTCACTACCTCAACAG